The nucleotide window TGAAATGGACGTCGTTATTACGTTTATTCGAGGGGAATACCAGAAGCCGATGAGAGCGAGCAATGAAGAGGCAGAAGAGAGTGGCAGGGATACGGTATATTCTCACCCATTCATTCTATGTAGTGTGAATAAGACGGAAGATCCGAAAAAAGAGTTACTGTTTGATTATGTAGAAAAAGAGTTCAAATATAATATTGTGGTGGATCCTATCATCAACCTCAAAGCTCCGATATCAGGATTTCTTTTCCCGAGCATCACGGATAACGCCTCAGATGTAAACCATGTGCTCTATTCTTCAGGCAAAGCGAATGAGTTGGATGAGCATTTCATAGAAGAAGTGTTGAATGCTGAAGAGATCATGACCGCTAAAGAAGATAAAGTTGTTTTTGAGGAAATTGTAAGAAACGTAGCTGGTAATCAGATCAATACTTCTAATCTTTCAAACGTTTACGAGGAGATTCATCGTGTGATGGAGGAGAATGAAGAAGAGGAGATACCGAAATTAGATTCTACTGATGTAGAAAGGGTCTTGAAGACCAGTGGAATAAAAGATGTTGATAAAGAAAAGGTGGATTCGGCTTTTAAGAATGTGATTGATGATGAAAAGCATGAGTTCAAAGCGAGTAGCATCGTTCCTAAATACAATTCGAAATCGATTAAAATTAAGACCAAGATAGCGGATATATCAATCAGTCCCCAAGACTTGAAGTATGTTCGTCAAGTTCAAATGAATGGGAAGCTTTCTCTAATGCTTGAAGTAGAAGAGAATACGGTTATTGATGGGTTTGAAATGATCCCAGAAGTGTTGTTCGGAAAAGCCGAAGATAACAACGAGTGATTATTAAAAAACGTACAATATTTCACCAAGATCAAACTGCTAAAGTCTATTAATGTATAAAATCATAAAACAGTAATGTGTTGATTATTCATCACATTGCTGTTTTTTTTATGAAATTTTATCCATAAAAGTAAATGATAATTTTAGAACATAAACCAAAATTAACTAATTATTTTAAAGATAAAACAATGGAAATTATAATTTTTAAAATATTTTTGAATTATTTATTTTTTATTCAAAATGCCTATACACCAGTATTTCAACACGGCACAATTTGTCGAAATTTCTGAATTTAAATAAAAATCACTCTTGACGGATAATTATACATTAGCTAGACTTTGTTATACCAAAGTAATAAAAAAACATAACAAGACGAAGTTTGGTGGTGTAATTGATTAAGAAACCTTTGAATGAAGTAATCTTTGATGATCTTTATGAAAAAATAAAAATCAGTTATTTTGCTGTAGGTGATTCACTACCTACTGAGTATGAGATGCAAGAAATTTATGGCGTTAGTCGAGCACCCATACGCCAGGCGTTATCGAAACTGAAATCTGAAGGATTCATCACAAGAAAGCCAGGGATTGGAACAGTTGTAGCAGAAAATTCGGTGTCGGCTCCATGGACTCCAATGGGAGGATTCAGTTCACAATTCAAAGCTTCATCAGACTCCCTGTCTTGCCAAACGTTAGATGTTTCAACAGTGATTCCAGATGAACATATAACTGAGAGTTTTCAAATTGAAAAAGACTATCCTGTAAGCAAAATTACTAGAATCAGAAAAGAAGATAGACAGCCTATATTTTTATTGAATCATTATTATTTGGATG belongs to Halalkalibacillus sediminis and includes:
- a CDS encoding DUF4317 domain-containing protein, which translates into the protein MNKKDIANFRKQFKLNNDLLEISEIFNVYIMKESSEIYHHQSLSFGLLEDEQKELFMNNFKKVLTGQLDEKLFELKFQRDVENSSQLILHQGLLSNNTEDWTHDMLQIVEKMLKEKQYEMDVVITFIRGEYQKPMRASNEEAEESGRDTVYSHPFILCSVNKTEDPKKELLFDYVEKEFKYNIVVDPIINLKAPISGFLFPSITDNASDVNHVLYSSGKANELDEHFIEEVLNAEEIMTAKEDKVVFEEIVRNVAGNQINTSNLSNVYEEIHRVMEENEEEEIPKLDSTDVERVLKTSGIKDVDKEKVDSAFKNVIDDEKHEFKASSIVPKYNSKSIKIKTKIADISISPQDLKYVRQVQMNGKLSLMLEVEENTVIDGFEMIPEVLFGKAEDNNE
- a CDS encoding GntR family transcriptional regulator; protein product: MIKKPLNEVIFDDLYEKIKISYFAVGDSLPTEYEMQEIYGVSRAPIRQALSKLKSEGFITRKPGIGTVVAENSVSAPWTPMGGFSSQFKASSDSLSCQTLDVSTVIPDEHITESFQIEKDYPVSKITRIRKEDRQPIFLLNHYYLDVDLEKIRQAGDILYMRQFASEVLGINFEYVKEDLKAVNADKNIASLLEVEEGAPLLKIMRLSYDADYNPVEYVEYFVNSDKWPYSIVFSKSGQNFEY